Proteins from one Streptomyces sp. NBC_00289 genomic window:
- a CDS encoding IS1182 family transposase: MGEWVGEMVGPDVWETCRELIPAGSVFAFLAEHRGELFPAEMFVDMYPSANGRPSMPPQILAAAITLQALNGLSDFETVQELRCDLRWKAACGLGLHDMAFDPSLLAYFRRRLARSARPNRIFEAVREVVKATGVLKGKHRRALDSTVLDDAVATQDTVTQLIAAVRAVIREVPGADAVVAAQCTAHDYTDPGKPRIAWNDEQARAELVDALVTDALRLLGHLPDQQLGDKAANVVGILALVAGQDVEPAEDSDGRDGRWRITQGTAPSRMLSTVDPEARHIHKTRSHQQDGFKAHLAIEPETGLYTAVALRPGAGAEHHEAAVGLDLLADEDDPLDVFGDTAYSAADARQTLHEAGHRLFLKPAPLRPAIPGGFILDDFAIDTTAAIVTCPAGHAVALSDPGGQHHQRKASFGDLCTACHLRERCTKAKAGRILTIRPHHDLQTAARHQAATDPGWQADYRRWRPPVERAVAWLVHHGNRRLRYRGTIKNNTWLHTRAAALNLRRLINLGLTHTSGTWHLAPATT, translated from the coding sequence ATGGGTGAGTGGGTCGGCGAGATGGTCGGGCCGGACGTGTGGGAGACCTGCCGGGAGTTGATCCCGGCAGGGAGTGTGTTCGCGTTCCTGGCCGAGCACCGCGGCGAGCTGTTCCCGGCTGAGATGTTCGTGGACATGTACCCGTCGGCGAACGGACGGCCGAGCATGCCGCCGCAGATTCTGGCCGCCGCGATCACCTTGCAGGCCCTTAACGGGCTGTCGGACTTCGAGACGGTCCAGGAGCTGCGGTGCGACCTGCGGTGGAAGGCCGCCTGCGGGCTGGGCCTGCACGACATGGCCTTCGACCCGTCGCTGCTGGCCTACTTCCGCCGCCGGCTGGCCCGTTCCGCCCGCCCCAACCGCATCTTCGAGGCCGTGCGCGAGGTCGTGAAGGCCACCGGAGTCCTCAAGGGCAAGCACCGCCGGGCGCTGGACTCCACCGTGCTGGACGACGCGGTCGCCACCCAGGACACCGTCACCCAGCTCATCGCCGCCGTCCGCGCGGTGATCCGCGAGGTCCCCGGCGCCGACGCGGTCGTCGCTGCGCAGTGCACCGCCCACGACTACACCGACCCGGGCAAGCCCCGCATCGCCTGGAACGACGAGCAGGCCCGCGCCGAGCTGGTCGACGCGCTGGTCACCGATGCCCTGCGACTGCTGGGCCACCTGCCAGACCAGCAACTCGGCGACAAAGCCGCGAACGTGGTGGGCATCCTGGCCCTGGTCGCCGGCCAGGACGTCGAGCCCGCCGAGGACTCCGACGGCCGCGACGGACGCTGGCGCATCACCCAAGGCACCGCTCCCAGCCGGATGCTCTCCACCGTCGATCCCGAAGCCCGGCACATCCACAAGACCCGCAGCCACCAGCAGGACGGCTTCAAGGCCCACCTGGCCATCGAGCCCGAGACCGGCTTATACACCGCCGTCGCCCTGCGGCCCGGCGCCGGAGCCGAACACCACGAGGCCGCCGTCGGCCTGGACCTGCTCGCCGACGAGGACGACCCGCTGGACGTCTTCGGCGACACCGCCTACTCCGCCGCCGACGCCCGCCAGACCCTCCACGAGGCCGGCCACCGGCTGTTCCTCAAACCCGCCCCACTGCGACCCGCCATCCCCGGCGGTTTCATCCTCGACGACTTCGCCATCGACACCACAGCCGCCATCGTGACCTGCCCGGCCGGACACGCCGTGGCCCTGTCCGACCCCGGCGGGCAGCACCACCAACGCAAAGCCTCTTTCGGGGACTTATGCACCGCATGCCACCTGCGCGAGCGGTGCACCAAAGCCAAGGCCGGACGCATCCTGACCATCCGACCGCACCACGACCTCCAGACAGCCGCCCGCCACCAGGCCGCCACCGACCCTGGCTGGCAGGCCGACTACCGCCGCTGGAGACCACCGGTCGAACGCGCCGTCGCCTGGCTCGTCCACCACGGCAACCGGCGCCTGCGCTACCGCGGCACCATCAAGAACAACACCTGGCTCCACACCCGGGCCGCCGCCCTCAACCTCCGCCGACTGATCAACCTCGGACTCACCCACACCAGTGGCACCTGGCACCTCGCACCAGCCACTACATGA